The following are from one region of the Juglans regia cultivar Chandler chromosome 10, Walnut 2.0, whole genome shotgun sequence genome:
- the LOC109010650 gene encoding cytochrome c oxidase assembly protein COX11, mitochondrial-like translates to MSFSRLCRTINLFPYFKNLQRTYPRARCMPNVIGWSSYNFIGANTAYQRGFSYDIRGLSLRCEFSTGSFNKYSRFSPFASGYIGRSFSLTNIQRQYASQASRKQKSQKMLLYLTVLVFAMVGSSYAAVPLYRRFCQATGYGGTIQRRESVEEKIARHAKDGTATAREIVVQFNADVADGMPWKFIPTQREVRVKPGESALAFYTAENRSSTPITGVSTYNVTPMKAAVYFNKIQCFCFEEQRLLPGEQIDMPVFFYIDPEFDTDPRMDGINNIILSYTFFKVSEE, encoded by the exons ATGTCATTTTCAAGGCTTTGTAGAACAATCAATCTCTTCCCTTACTTTAAGAATTTACAACGTACTTATCCTAGGGCCAG GTGCATGCCTAATGTTATAGGCTGGTCGAGTTATAATTTCATCGGAGCTAATACTGCATATCAGAGGGGTTTCAGTTATGATATCCGGGGTTTGAGTTTAAGATGTGAGTTTAGTACAGGGTCATTCAATAAGTATAGCCGGTTTTCACCTTTTGCTTCTGGGTATATTGGGAGGTCATTTTCTTTGACCAATATTCAGCGCCAGTATGCCTCTCAAGCTTCCAGAAAACAGAAATCACAGAAGATGCTTTTATACCTTACCGTTTTGGTATTTGCTATGGTGGGTAGTAGTTATGCTGCTGTTCCTCTATATAGAAGGTTCTGCCAAGCTACTGGGTATGGAGGCACTATCCAGCGGCGTGAG AGTGTTGAAGAGAAGATAGCTCGGCATGCTAAAGATGGAACCGCTACTGCAAG GGAGATTGTGGTGCAATTCAATGCTGATGTGGCTGATGGAATGCCATGGAAGTTTATTCCCACACAAAGAGAG GTAAGAGTCAAGCCTGGAGAAAGTGCCCTCGCGTTTTACACTGCTGAAAATCGAAGTTCAACTCCAATAACTGGTGTTTCTACTTATAACGTCACCCCCATGAAG gCTGCAGTTTACTTCAACAAAATACAATGCTTTTGCTTTGAGGAGCAACGTCTTCTTCCAGGGGAGCAGATTGACATGCCT GTATTCTTCTATATTGATCCCGAGTTTGACACAGATCCTAGAATGGATGGtatcaataacataattttatcatatacatttttcaagGTTTCTGAGGAATGA